One window of the Pseudomonas sihuiensis genome contains the following:
- the creC gene encoding two-component system sensor histidine kinase CreC, producing MPLGVRIFLVYFLFVGLAGWFVLSTVMDEIRPGVRQSTEETLVDTANLLAEILRDEVKAGTLGQGRLHEALEAYGRRQPQASIWGLTKAEVNHRIYVTDDKGIVLLDSTGLAVGQDYSRWNDVLLTLRGQYGARSTREDPDDPDSSVMYVAAPIKDGERIIGVVSVAKPNRTLQPYIERSQTRLGWLGAGLIGLGLLIGAGLSWWLSAALGKLTRYAQAVSEGQRAEAPNVRGGELGQLAKAVERMRTELEGKAYVERYVHTLTHELKSPLAAIRGAAELLDGDMPAEQRQRFVANIQQESARLQNLIERLLHLAQVEQRQGLEERVAVPLAPLVDELLQAQQARITAANLQIEQVVPAGLSLRGERFLLRQALANLLDNAFDFTPPGGRIRIAAERDGERVVLRLFNQGEVIPDYALARLTERFYSLPRPNGGRKSTGLGLNFVQEVAELHGGELQIGNVEGEVEVSLTLPI from the coding sequence ATGCCACTGGGCGTGCGCATCTTCCTCGTCTACTTCCTCTTCGTCGGCCTGGCCGGCTGGTTCGTGCTGAGCACGGTGATGGACGAGATTCGCCCCGGCGTGCGCCAGAGCACCGAGGAAACCCTGGTCGATACCGCCAACCTGCTGGCCGAGATCCTGCGCGACGAGGTCAAGGCCGGCACCCTCGGCCAAGGTCGTCTGCACGAAGCGCTGGAAGCCTATGGCCGGCGCCAGCCGCAGGCCAGCATCTGGGGGCTGACCAAGGCCGAGGTCAACCACCGTATCTACGTCACCGACGACAAGGGCATCGTCCTGCTCGACTCCACAGGCCTGGCGGTCGGCCAGGATTATTCGCGCTGGAACGATGTGCTGCTGACCCTGCGCGGCCAGTACGGCGCCCGCTCGACCCGTGAGGACCCGGACGATCCCGACTCCTCGGTGATGTATGTCGCCGCGCCGATCAAGGACGGCGAGCGAATCATCGGCGTGGTCTCGGTGGCCAAACCCAACCGCACCCTGCAGCCCTATATCGAGCGCTCGCAAACGCGTCTTGGCTGGCTCGGTGCCGGGTTGATCGGCCTTGGCCTGTTGATTGGCGCGGGGCTGTCCTGGTGGCTCAGCGCCGCACTGGGCAAGCTCACTCGCTACGCCCAGGCGGTCAGTGAGGGACAACGTGCCGAGGCACCGAACGTGCGCGGCGGTGAACTGGGGCAACTGGCCAAGGCGGTGGAGCGCATGCGCACCGAGCTGGAAGGCAAGGCCTACGTCGAGCGCTACGTGCACACCCTGACCCACGAGCTGAAGAGCCCGCTGGCGGCCATCCGTGGCGCCGCCGAACTGCTCGACGGTGACATGCCGGCTGAGCAGCGCCAGCGTTTCGTGGCCAATATCCAGCAGGAAAGCGCGCGCCTGCAGAACCTGATCGAACGCCTGCTGCACCTGGCCCAGGTGGAGCAACGCCAGGGGCTGGAAGAACGCGTGGCGGTGCCGCTGGCGCCACTGGTGGACGAACTGCTGCAAGCGCAACAGGCGCGTATCACCGCCGCCAACCTGCAGATCGAACAGGTTGTGCCAGCAGGCCTCAGCCTGCGCGGCGAGCGCTTTCTGCTGCGCCAGGCACTGGCCAATCTGCTGGACAACGCCTTCGACTTCACTCCGCCCGGTGGGCGTATCCGCATCGCCGCCGAGCGCGATGGCGAGCGCGTCGTCCTGCGCCTGTTCAACCAGGGCGAAGTTATCCCTGACTACGCCCTGGCGCGCCTGACCGAACGCTTCTACTCCCTACCGCGCCCCAACGGCGGCCGCAAGAGCACCGGCCTGGGCCTGAACTTCGTGCAGGAAGTGGCCGAGCTGCATGGTGGCGAGTTGCAGATCGGTAATGTCGAAGGCGAGGTGGAAGTGAGCCTGACGCTACCCATCTAG
- the creB gene encoding two-component system response regulator CreB yields MPQILIVEDEAAIADTLVYALQAEGFVTHWSSLGGEALTLLENGTFDLAILDVGLPDISGFEVCKRLRRFSELPVIFLTARSEEIDRVVGLEIGADDYVVKPFSPREVAARVKAILKRVAPREAPAASAPSTFQIDDAAFRIHYHGQALSLTRHEFRLLRTLLGQPRRVYSREQLLDALGVASEAGYERNIDSHIKSVRAKLRAIAPSEEPIQTHRGLGYSFEPEA; encoded by the coding sequence ATGCCGCAGATACTCATAGTCGAAGACGAAGCCGCGATTGCCGATACTCTGGTCTATGCCCTGCAGGCCGAAGGCTTCGTCACGCACTGGTCGAGCCTGGGTGGCGAGGCGCTGACACTGCTGGAAAACGGCACGTTCGACCTGGCCATTCTCGATGTCGGCCTGCCTGATATCAGCGGCTTCGAAGTGTGCAAGCGCCTGCGCCGTTTCTCCGAACTACCGGTGATCTTCCTCACCGCACGCAGCGAGGAGATCGACCGTGTGGTGGGCCTGGAAATCGGCGCCGACGACTACGTGGTCAAACCCTTCAGCCCGCGTGAGGTCGCTGCCAGGGTCAAGGCCATCCTCAAGCGCGTGGCGCCGCGTGAAGCACCAGCAGCCAGCGCGCCAAGCACCTTTCAGATCGACGATGCCGCCTTTCGCATTCACTACCATGGCCAGGCCCTGAGCCTGACCCGCCACGAATTTCGCCTGCTGCGCACGCTGCTCGGACAGCCGCGCCGGGTCTATTCGCGCGAGCAATTGCTCGATGCCCTAGGCGTGGCCAGCGAGGCTGGCTACGAGCGCAACATCGACAGCCATATCAAGAGCGTGCGCGCCAAACTGCGCGCCATCGCTCCGAGCGAAGAGCCGATCCAGACCCATCGCGGCCTGGGCTACAGTTTCGAACCGGAGGCCTGA
- a CDS encoding CBS domain-containing protein: MKTAAEVLRNKAHAYVYSVDREDSLLDGLRVLAEKGVGALVVLSGGRLVGIVSERDYVRKVALAERSLLNTKISEIMTSDVISVGPRDSVQYCMELMTERRLRHLPVLAEGELIGLLSIGDLVKETIAEQADLIRQLEQYIRGEIP; the protein is encoded by the coding sequence ATGAAAACCGCCGCAGAAGTTCTTCGCAATAAAGCCCATGCCTACGTTTACAGCGTCGACCGTGAGGATTCCCTGCTCGACGGTTTGCGTGTGCTGGCCGAAAAGGGTGTCGGGGCACTGGTGGTGCTCTCCGGCGGGCGCCTGGTAGGCATCGTCAGCGAGCGTGACTACGTGCGCAAGGTAGCGCTGGCCGAGCGTTCGCTGCTCAACACCAAGATCAGTGAAATCATGACCAGCGACGTCATCAGCGTCGGCCCGCGTGACAGCGTGCAGTACTGCATGGAGCTGATGACCGAGCGCCGCCTGCGTCACCTGCCGGTGCTGGCCGAAGGCGAGCTGATCGGCCTGCTGTCCATCGGTGACCTGGTCAAGGAAACCATTGCCGAACAGGCCGACCTGATCCGCCAGCTGGAGCAGTACATCCGCGGTGAGATTCCCTGA
- a CDS encoding methyl-accepting chemotaxis protein → MTGVLKPGVRLLQRFSFAHKFQLVFLLFALPLGYALWVISSDYLSRLQSVDFEVEGAQALERMAQVQHELIAQRTLLARWKGTENAAQALLQQRESRLDEALQQAAEPLQSDLISDQARQHFQALQGERDGLRAAGLTKVALPDALERYQKALLSLIALREQVATDSTLILDPRLDTYLMMEQITYIMPRLLEQLGTFAAQGHGAVVSQHFTLQSRVLIRDLRRSLDEQRAQLVKAQITLSREAPQAMRQLSAPFDASLKAFDDFLTQIDRDMFEASPMALTPEQFVQRVEALESQLQGLQQALYQQFSASLGHYRQQALHSMIEVIGAFIVLTLLAMYVLICLNASIRISTSNIIEAARGLRDGDLRVRMEVNGRDDLAAIAQALNTAVEQMRDSLQGVNRESQQLDNTVQLLGGQARDALDAVEQQQAQMSQIATAATQMAATAQSVAQSCEQAAVEAQQTREVALSSNQRSERTSASMRHLSSRLGDSAAALQQLRNQTQQINRVVEVIKGIAEQTNLLALNAAIEAARAGEAGRGFAVVADEVRSLSKRTQDSTQEIAQTVDNLQRVVGQSVTLMEEACSQADGDIGSVLAMGDELQNIVDSVQRVSDRLAQIATAAEQQAATADEVSGNIQQVDQAAGQLLDGAQAVSSAAEQLRRGSEGLAQNTGRFSLE, encoded by the coding sequence ATGACGGGAGTACTCAAGCCGGGTGTACGGCTGCTGCAGCGTTTCAGTTTTGCCCACAAGTTTCAGCTGGTGTTCCTGTTGTTCGCGCTTCCGCTCGGATACGCGTTGTGGGTCATCAGCAGTGATTACTTGTCGCGTCTGCAGTCCGTGGACTTCGAGGTAGAAGGTGCGCAAGCGCTGGAGCGCATGGCGCAGGTGCAGCATGAACTGATTGCCCAGCGCACCCTGCTGGCGCGTTGGAAAGGCACCGAGAATGCCGCGCAGGCTCTGCTGCAGCAGCGCGAGTCCAGGCTCGACGAGGCCTTGCAGCAGGCCGCCGAGCCGCTGCAGAGCGACCTGATCAGCGATCAGGCGCGCCAGCATTTCCAGGCCCTGCAGGGCGAACGCGACGGCTTGCGAGCTGCAGGGCTGACCAAGGTGGCCCTGCCCGACGCGCTGGAGCGCTACCAGAAGGCACTGCTGTCGCTGATCGCCCTGCGTGAGCAAGTGGCGACCGACAGCACCCTGATTCTCGATCCGCGCCTCGACACCTACCTGATGATGGAGCAGATCACCTACATCATGCCGCGTCTGCTCGAACAGCTCGGCACCTTCGCCGCTCAGGGTCATGGCGCCGTGGTCTCGCAGCATTTCACCCTGCAGAGCCGGGTGCTGATCCGCGACCTGCGCCGCAGCCTCGACGAGCAGCGGGCGCAACTGGTCAAGGCGCAGATCACCCTGTCGCGCGAGGCGCCGCAGGCCATGCGCCAGCTGAGCGCGCCCTTTGACGCCTCGCTCAAGGCATTCGACGACTTCCTCACCCAGATCGACCGCGACATGTTCGAAGCCAGCCCGATGGCGCTCACGCCCGAGCAGTTCGTGCAGCGCGTCGAGGCGCTGGAGAGCCAGCTGCAGGGCCTGCAGCAAGCGCTCTATCAGCAGTTCAGCGCCAGCCTCGGTCATTACCGGCAGCAGGCGCTGCACTCGATGATCGAGGTGATCGGCGCCTTCATCGTGCTGACCCTGCTGGCGATGTACGTGCTGATATGCCTGAACGCCTCGATCCGCATCAGTACCAGCAACATCATCGAAGCCGCGCGTGGTCTGCGTGACGGCGACCTGCGCGTGCGCATGGAGGTCAACGGCCGTGATGACCTGGCCGCCATCGCCCAGGCGCTGAATACTGCGGTCGAGCAGATGCGCGACTCACTGCAGGGCGTCAACCGCGAAAGCCAGCAACTGGACAACACGGTGCAACTGCTCGGTGGTCAGGCGCGTGATGCGCTGGATGCCGTCGAGCAGCAGCAGGCGCAGATGAGTCAGATCGCCACCGCCGCGACGCAGATGGCCGCCACCGCGCAGAGCGTGGCGCAAAGCTGCGAGCAGGCAGCGGTGGAAGCGCAGCAGACCCGCGAGGTGGCGTTGAGCAGCAACCAGCGCAGTGAGCGCACCAGCGCCAGCATGCGCCACCTCAGCAGCCGTCTCGGCGACAGCGCCGCTGCGTTGCAGCAACTGCGTAATCAGACCCAGCAGATCAACCGCGTGGTCGAGGTAATCAAGGGCATTGCCGAGCAGACCAACCTGCTGGCACTCAATGCCGCGATCGAGGCGGCGCGCGCGGGCGAGGCCGGTCGAGGCTTCGCCGTGGTCGCCGACGAAGTGCGCTCGCTGTCCAAGCGCACCCAGGACTCGACCCAGGAAATCGCCCAGACCGTGGACAACCTGCAGCGCGTGGTCGGGCAATCGGTCACCCTGATGGAAGAAGCCTGCAGCCAGGCCGACGGTGATATCGGCAGCGTGTTGGCCATGGGTGATGAACTGCAGAACATCGTCGACTCGGTGCAGCGCGTCAGCGACCGCCTGGCGCAGATCGCCACGGCTGCCGAGCAGCAGGCGGCCACCGCCGATGAGGTCAGTGGCAATATCCAGCAGGTCGATCAGGCCGCCGGACAACTGCTCGATGGCGCCCAGGCCGTGAGCAGCGCCGCCGAGCAATTGCGCCGAGGCAGCGAAGGTTTGGCGCAGAATACTGGACGATTCAGCCTCGAGTGA
- the rloA2 gene encoding retropepsin-like aspartic peptidase RloA2: MKYALLLLAAAISLPTMADEQPDLYGRYELIKLPALGQTLKAKMDTGAMTASLSAQDIEPFKRDGEDWVRFRLAVDGAEDTVYEHPLVRIAEIKKRAEESDAEIKEVAYSQRPVIEMPICLGEEERTIEVNLTDRSTFSYPLLIGASAMRDLGAAVDPAERYTRDRPQC; the protein is encoded by the coding sequence TTGAAATACGCTCTGCTCCTGCTGGCCGCCGCCATCAGTCTGCCGACCATGGCCGATGAACAACCGGACCTTTACGGACGCTACGAACTGATCAAGCTCCCTGCTCTGGGCCAGACCCTCAAGGCCAAGATGGACACCGGCGCAATGACCGCCTCGCTATCGGCCCAGGACATCGAACCCTTCAAGCGCGACGGCGAAGACTGGGTACGTTTCCGCCTGGCCGTCGATGGCGCTGAGGATACGGTTTACGAACACCCGCTGGTGCGCATCGCCGAGATCAAGAAGCGCGCTGAAGAGAGTGACGCCGAAATCAAGGAAGTCGCCTACTCGCAGCGTCCGGTGATCGAGATGCCGATCTGCCTGGGCGAGGAGGAACGCACCATCGAAGTCAACCTGACGGATCGCAGCACCTTCAGCTATCCGCTGCTGATCGGTGCTAGCGCCATGCGCGATCTTGGTGCAGCGGTGGACCCGGCCGAGCGCTACACCCGCGATCGTCCCCAATGCTGA
- a CDS encoding HD-GYP domain-containing protein translates to MLKRIAVADLRVGMFIQEFCGSWMDHPFWKSKFVLNSEKDLARIRDSAITELWIDVSKGSDVAVGVKAATEAEVECEAEARLLAAIEPPKVKALSMEQELEHAVKLCARSKQAVMDMFCDARMGQALQFEQAESLVEEISESVMRHPNALISLARLKHSNEYTYMHSVAVCALMIALARQLGLPEAAVREAGLAGLLHDIGKMAVPQELLDKPGKLTDNEFAKVRKHPEAGGGILIASTQVSALVLDVCLHHHEKVDGSGYPHRLQGEQISLMAKMGAVCDVYDAITSNRPYKQGWDPAESIRKMAEWKGHFDELVFQAFVKTVGIYPVGALVRLQSGRLAVVMEQNPKALLAPRVKVFFSAKSRLPLPQSVVDLSKITDQDRIVGRESAEEWGFERLDELWSGMDLEGRGR, encoded by the coding sequence ATGCTCAAACGGATCGCCGTCGCTGATCTACGCGTCGGAATGTTCATCCAGGAGTTCTGCGGCTCCTGGATGGATCATCCCTTCTGGAAGTCCAAGTTTGTCCTCAACTCCGAAAAAGACCTCGCTCGTATTCGCGATAGTGCGATCACCGAATTGTGGATCGACGTCAGCAAGGGCAGCGATGTCGCCGTTGGCGTGAAGGCCGCGACAGAAGCCGAGGTCGAGTGCGAAGCCGAGGCGCGGTTATTGGCCGCTATCGAGCCGCCCAAGGTCAAGGCGCTGTCGATGGAGCAGGAGCTGGAGCACGCCGTTAAGCTCTGCGCGCGCTCCAAGCAGGCGGTGATGGACATGTTCTGCGATGCGCGCATGGGCCAGGCGCTGCAGTTCGAGCAGGCCGAATCGCTGGTCGAGGAAATTTCCGAGTCGGTGATGCGCCACCCCAATGCCTTGATCAGCCTGGCGCGGCTCAAGCACAGCAATGAATACACCTACATGCACTCGGTCGCGGTGTGTGCGCTGATGATCGCCCTGGCGCGTCAGCTCGGCCTGCCCGAAGCGGCTGTGCGCGAGGCCGGGCTGGCCGGTTTGCTGCACGATATCGGCAAGATGGCTGTACCGCAGGAGTTGCTGGACAAACCCGGCAAGCTCACCGACAACGAGTTCGCCAAGGTGCGCAAGCATCCGGAGGCGGGCGGCGGTATTCTGATCGCCAGCACACAGGTCAGTGCGTTGGTCCTCGATGTGTGCCTGCATCACCACGAGAAGGTCGATGGCAGCGGTTATCCACACCGCCTGCAGGGCGAGCAGATCAGCCTGATGGCGAAAATGGGCGCGGTCTGCGACGTGTACGATGCCATCACCTCCAACCGTCCCTACAAACAGGGCTGGGACCCGGCCGAGTCGATCCGCAAGATGGCCGAGTGGAAGGGGCATTTCGACGAGCTGGTGTTCCAGGCCTTCGTCAAGACCGTTGGTATCTACCCGGTCGGCGCGCTGGTGCGTTTGCAGAGTGGACGCCTGGCGGTAGTCATGGAGCAGAATCCCAAGGCGCTGCTGGCGCCCAGGGTCAAGGTGTTCTTCTCGGCCAAGTCACGTTTGCCGTTGCCGCAGAGCGTCGTCGATCTGAGCAAGATCACCGATCAGGACCGCATTGTCGGGCGTGAGTCGGCCGAGGAGTGGGGGTTCGAGCGGCTCGACGAGTTGTGGAGTGGGATGGATCTGGAGGGGCGCGGCCGCTGA
- a CDS encoding acyltransferase, with the protein MRPLLTGLANIVLLLANTLILIGPLLLIALAKLVLPGQSARDSCSRGVMWVAEFWAENCKRIFALLTPTHWDIRGNAELRRDRSYLVISNHQSWVDIPALVQAFNRKTPYFKFFLKQQLIWVPFLGLAFWALDYPFMKRYSKAFLDKNPHMKGKDLEITKAACEKFKRLPVTVVNYLEGTRFTAAKRAQQQSPYRYLLKPKAGGVAFVLATLGEQIDAVLDVTLVYPGKQVPGFWALLSGQVPKVIMDIQTLELDPALYQGDYENDPAFRLQVQDWVSDLWLAKDKRIEQLCSEDHD; encoded by the coding sequence ATGCGCCCTCTGCTGACCGGCCTCGCCAACATCGTCCTGCTGCTCGCCAACACCCTGATCCTGATCGGCCCGTTACTGCTGATCGCCCTCGCCAAGCTCGTCTTGCCCGGACAAAGCGCCCGCGACAGTTGCTCGCGCGGGGTGATGTGGGTGGCCGAATTCTGGGCGGAGAACTGCAAACGCATCTTCGCCCTGCTGACGCCGACACACTGGGACATCCGCGGCAACGCCGAGCTGCGCAGAGACCGCTCCTACCTGGTGATCAGCAATCACCAGTCCTGGGTCGACATTCCCGCCCTGGTGCAGGCCTTCAACCGCAAGACGCCCTACTTCAAGTTTTTCCTCAAGCAGCAGCTGATCTGGGTGCCCTTTCTCGGCCTGGCCTTCTGGGCACTCGATTACCCCTTCATGAAGCGTTACTCCAAGGCCTTCCTGGACAAGAACCCGCACATGAAGGGCAAGGATCTGGAGATCACCAAGGCCGCCTGCGAGAAGTTCAAGCGCCTGCCGGTGACCGTGGTCAACTATCTGGAAGGCACCCGCTTCACTGCGGCCAAGCGGGCCCAGCAGCAGTCGCCCTACCGCTACCTGCTCAAGCCCAAGGCCGGCGGCGTGGCGTTCGTACTCGCGACGCTGGGTGAACAGATCGACGCCGTGCTGGACGTGACGCTGGTGTATCCCGGCAAGCAGGTACCGGGGTTCTGGGCCCTGCTCAGCGGCCAGGTGCCGAAGGTGATCATGGATATTCAGACGCTCGAACTGGACCCGGCGCTGTACCAGGGCGATTACGAGAACGATCCGGCTTTCCGCCTGCAGGTGCAGGACTGGGTTTCGGACCTGTGGCTGGCCAAGGACAAACGCATCGAGCAGTTGTGCAGCGAGGACCACGACTGA
- a CDS encoding glutamate/aspartate ABC transporter substrate-binding protein, translating to MRTFHRVLSVAIAAAVLSTPVTAAELTGTLKKIKDSGTITLGHRDSSIPFSYFGDNSRQPIGYSHDLQLKVVEAIKQELGMPDLKVRYNLVTSQTRIPLVQNGTVDLECGSTTNNVERQQQVDFSVGIFEVGTRLLAKKTSGINDFEDLKGKNVVTTAGTTSERLIKSMNAEKKMGMNVISAKDHGESFLMLESNRAVAFMMDDALLAGEMAKAKKPDDWAVVGTPQSFEIYGCMVRKGDVGFKQVVDKAISDTFASGEINDIYAKWFLQPVPPKGLNLNFPMSDELKKLIANPTDKSAEQI from the coding sequence ATGCGTACCTTCCACCGTGTACTGAGCGTGGCCATTGCCGCCGCCGTCCTTTCCACCCCGGTGACCGCTGCGGAACTGACCGGCACCCTGAAGAAGATCAAGGACAGCGGCACCATCACCCTGGGCCATCGCGACTCGTCCATTCCCTTCTCCTACTTCGGCGACAACTCGCGCCAGCCGATCGGCTACTCCCATGACCTGCAGCTGAAGGTGGTCGAGGCGATCAAGCAGGAACTGGGCATGCCGGACCTGAAGGTGCGCTACAACCTGGTCACGTCGCAGACCCGCATCCCCCTGGTGCAGAACGGCACCGTCGACCTGGAATGCGGCTCCACCACCAACAACGTCGAGCGTCAGCAGCAGGTCGACTTCTCCGTCGGCATCTTCGAAGTGGGCACCCGCCTGCTGGCCAAGAAGACCAGCGGCATCAACGATTTCGAAGACCTCAAGGGCAAGAACGTGGTGACCACCGCCGGTACCACCTCCGAGCGCCTGATCAAGTCGATGAATGCCGAGAAGAAGATGGGCATGAACGTGATTTCCGCCAAGGATCACGGCGAGTCCTTCCTGATGCTCGAATCCAACCGCGCCGTCGCCTTCATGATGGACGACGCCCTGCTCGCCGGCGAAATGGCCAAGGCCAAGAAGCCGGATGACTGGGCCGTGGTCGGTACCCCGCAGTCCTTCGAAATCTACGGCTGCATGGTGCGCAAGGGTGATGTCGGCTTCAAGCAGGTGGTCGACAAGGCCATCAGCGACACCTTCGCCTCCGGTGAGATCAACGACATCTACGCCAAATGGTTCCTCCAGCCGGTGCCGCCGAAGGGCCTGAACCTGAATTTCCCCATGAGCGACGAGCTGAAGAAGCTGATCGCCAACCCGACCGACAAATCTGCAGAACAGATCTGA
- a CDS encoding amino acid ABC transporter permease: MNYNWDWGIYFKSTGIGSETYLDWFITGLGWTIAIALAGWIIALALGSLLGVMRTLPNRWLSGLATAYVEIFRNVPLLVQLFLWYFLVPDLLPEPLELWFKQDLNPATSAYLSVVVCLGLFTAARVCEQVRTGIEALPKGQTAAAYAMGFRLPQIYRNVLLPQAFRIIIPPLTSEFLNIFKNSSVASLIGLMELLAQTKQTAEFSANLFEAFTLATLIYFTLNMSLMMIMRMIEKKVAVPGLISVGGK; encoded by the coding sequence ATGAATTACAACTGGGACTGGGGCATCTACTTCAAGTCCACCGGCATCGGCAGCGAAACCTACCTGGACTGGTTCATCACCGGCCTGGGCTGGACCATCGCCATCGCCCTGGCTGGCTGGATAATCGCCCTGGCGCTGGGCTCGCTGCTCGGCGTGATGCGTACCCTGCCGAACCGCTGGCTGTCCGGCCTGGCCACCGCCTACGTGGAAATCTTCCGCAACGTGCCGCTGCTGGTGCAGCTGTTCCTCTGGTACTTCCTGGTGCCGGACCTGCTGCCCGAGCCACTGGAGCTGTGGTTCAAGCAGGACCTCAACCCGGCCACCTCGGCCTATCTCTCGGTGGTGGTGTGCCTCGGCCTGTTCACCGCCGCGCGGGTCTGCGAACAGGTACGCACCGGTATCGAGGCGCTGCCCAAAGGGCAGACTGCCGCCGCTTACGCCATGGGTTTTCGCCTGCCGCAGATCTACCGCAACGTGCTGCTGCCGCAGGCGTTTCGCATCATCATTCCGCCGCTCACCAGCGAGTTTCTGAACATCTTCAAGAACTCTTCGGTGGCCTCGTTGATCGGCCTGATGGAGCTGCTGGCGCAGACCAAGCAGACCGCCGAATTCAGCGCCAACCTGTTCGAGGCCTTCACCCTGGCCACGCTGATCTACTTCACCCTGAACATGAGCCTGATGATGATCATGCGCATGATCGAGAAGAAGGTTGCCGTGCCCGGTCTGATCTCCGTAGGGGGTAAATGA
- a CDS encoding amino acid ABC transporter permease: MMDFSEIIPALPGLWDGMAMTLQLMALGILGGVALGTLLALMRLSHSKLLANIAATYVNYFRSIPLLLVITWFYFAVPFILRWITGEDTPVGAFSSCLVAFVMFEAAYFCEIVRAGIQAIPKGQMGASQALGMSYGQSMRLIILPQAFRKMTPLLLQQSIILFQDTSLVYTVGLMDFLNAARSRGDIIGQPHEFLIFAGLVYFTISFAASRLVKLLQKRLAV, translated from the coding sequence ATGATGGATTTCAGCGAAATCATCCCCGCCCTGCCGGGCCTGTGGGACGGCATGGCGATGACCCTGCAGCTGATGGCCCTGGGCATCCTCGGCGGGGTGGCACTGGGCACTCTGCTGGCCCTGATGCGCCTGTCGCACAGCAAGCTGCTGGCCAACATCGCCGCCACCTACGTCAACTACTTCCGCTCGATCCCTTTGCTGCTGGTGATCACCTGGTTCTACTTCGCGGTGCCGTTCATCCTGCGCTGGATCACCGGCGAGGACACCCCGGTGGGCGCGTTCAGCTCGTGCCTGGTGGCCTTCGTGATGTTCGAGGCGGCCTACTTCTGCGAGATCGTGCGCGCCGGTATCCAGGCCATTCCCAAGGGTCAGATGGGTGCCTCCCAGGCGCTCGGCATGAGCTACGGCCAGAGCATGCGCCTGATCATCCTGCCGCAGGCCTTCCGCAAGATGACGCCGCTGCTGCTGCAGCAGAGCATCATCCTCTTTCAGGACACCTCGCTGGTTTACACCGTGGGCCTGATGGACTTCCTCAACGCCGCACGCTCGCGTGGCGACATCATCGGCCAGCCCCATGAGTTCCTGATCTTCGCCGGCCTGGTCTACTTCACCATCAGCTTCGCCGCCTCGCGCCTGGTCAAGCTTCTGCAAAAAAGGTTAGCCGTATGA
- a CDS encoding amino acid ABC transporter ATP-binding protein: protein MISIQNVNKWYGDFQVLTDCSTEVKKGEVVVVCGPSGSGKSTLIKCVNALEPFQKGDINVDGTSIADKKTNLPKLRSRVGMVFQHFELFPHLTITENLTIAQIKVLGRSKEEATKKGLALLDRVGLAAHAHKHPGQLSGGQQQRVAIARALAMDPVVMLFDEPTSALDPEMVNEVLDVMVQLAQEGMTMMCVTHEMGFARKVADRVIFMDAGQIVEDCPKEEFFGDINARSERAQQFLAKILQH from the coding sequence ATGATTTCCATCCAGAACGTCAACAAGTGGTACGGGGACTTCCAGGTGCTGACCGATTGCAGCACCGAGGTGAAGAAGGGCGAAGTGGTCGTGGTGTGCGGGCCGTCCGGCTCGGGCAAATCGACCCTGATCAAGTGCGTCAACGCGCTGGAGCCGTTCCAGAAGGGTGACATCAACGTCGACGGCACCTCCATCGCCGACAAGAAGACCAACCTGCCCAAGCTGCGCTCGCGCGTCGGCATGGTGTTCCAGCACTTCGAGTTGTTCCCGCACCTGACCATCACCGAGAACCTGACCATCGCCCAGATCAAGGTGCTCGGCCGCAGCAAGGAAGAAGCCACCAAGAAGGGTCTGGCCCTGCTCGATCGCGTCGGTCTGGCTGCCCATGCGCACAAGCATCCTGGTCAGCTCTCCGGTGGTCAGCAACAGCGCGTGGCCATTGCCCGTGCCCTGGCCATGGACCCGGTGGTGATGCTGTTCGACGAACCGACCTCGGCGCTCGACCCGGAGATGGTCAACGAAGTGCTCGACGTGATGGTGCAGCTGGCCCAGGAAGGCATGACCATGATGTGCGTGACCCACGAGATGGGCTTCGCCCGCAAGGTCGCCGATCGGGTGATCTTCATGGACGCCGGGCAGATCGTCGAGGATTGCCCCAAGGAAGAGTTCTTCGGCGACATCAACGCCCGCTCCGAGCGCGCCCAGCAGTTCCTGGCGAAGATCCTGCAGCACTGA